One Rickettsia prowazekii str. Breinl genomic region harbors:
- a CDS encoding type IV secretion system protein yields MKILKSLVLLVLFIVMPAKAHDAFSWMSTSFSGLKGLFGCLEVPEFTSFQESNIGINLSKAGAWQSTGHTVEKGKLLKINWSIAGVTTEPRKYLVLYRIDPRFSTPQVFIKTYNYSKLQFEALGFPRFVTNSNSSIPGAIPPDKDLDALSFTKMSDSIKYFNYSKNNVKIEVKAGDVVNISLVGKDNFFTSNTLDNILTEELDSSIFAPSALYTQSNLGNFDNRIIYASAKEVCDIIDAARDPDKPSGCSGTGAATKYKSINSNEALVGKPMMIGAIHNFMGLINSCPEHSGINTRPACYYDQGRGMIIKVGGQVIKERDQSFVKSGRNSFIYYQATRDGIMNFTSDWQVSNMFNNSVLMSDWIRRFLNYPSFIDYINQNDWSANFLYFGRYSMIVEIGNGANSISADVQQNISLEYLITYDGTLPDPSIRGTPVDYNFAADAPKDGYLWLRVVNPNSNIQGVVSVNYANYTGTTWFSDIVYNGAIKPITDQFRTFSKNFYIKLIKNSAVQNIVKAALTLYVIIFGLMFVAGALKLTAIEVITRICKIAIVAFLIREESWNFFNTYFFSVFTDGIDFFITNVVGATSSRSNIFGFIDPIFDKYTNGRIWGLLFIELLQIHNGLAFIAIITIYSLITYFRAILEVIIGYVIAFIGITVMISLAPFFIILMLFEKTKSLFDNWISTLLSYVVQPTILLIFFLLIDQVLSEQLLKVVVRACWDTLIPIKIGLDLTNLGIPINFSFTLPFLPGIPFYVPDVPEISRSNIFTNNANTFLVLFTTSLLFYSYCLMSYGLVTFVNIVVGMLTNVTPARISGNYQARSDPVGAVMQDIGSVTTPMKNASMVPARVFKDKIIDQNYKARKSEGGVEFTNKFFSERNDITKKEEGARE; encoded by the coding sequence ATGAAAATTCTCAAGAGTTTAGTTTTATTAGTTTTGTTTATTGTAATGCCAGCTAAAGCTCATGATGCTTTTTCATGGATGTCAACTAGTTTTAGTGGATTAAAAGGTTTATTCGGTTGTTTAGAAGTCCCTGAATTTACAAGTTTTCAAGAAAGTAATATAGGAATTAATTTATCTAAAGCAGGGGCTTGGCAATCAACAGGTCATACTGTTGAAAAAGGTAAATTGTTAAAAATAAATTGGTCTATTGCAGGTGTTACTACTGAACCTAGAAAATATCTAGTATTATATAGAATTGATCCAAGATTTAGTACGCCTCAAGTTTTTATTAAAACTTATAATTATTCGAAATTACAATTTGAAGCTTTAGGATTTCCTCGTTTTGTTACTAACAGTAATAGTTCAATACCTGGGGCTATACCGCCTGATAAAGATCTTGATGCACTTTCATTTACTAAGATGTCTGATTCTATAAAATATTTTAACTATTCTAAAAATAATGTAAAAATTGAAGTTAAGGCTGGTGATGTAGTAAATATTAGTTTAGTTGGTAAAGATAATTTTTTTACCTCTAATACTCTAGATAATATTTTAACAGAAGAACTTGATAGTTCAATATTTGCTCCTTCTGCACTTTATACTCAAAGTAACCTTGGAAATTTTGATAATAGGATAATTTACGCATCTGCAAAAGAGGTATGTGATATTATAGATGCTGCAAGAGATCCTGATAAACCAAGTGGGTGTAGCGGTACTGGTGCAGCTACAAAATATAAAAGTATAAATAGTAATGAAGCATTAGTAGGCAAACCCATGATGATAGGTGCGATACATAATTTCATGGGATTAATTAATTCTTGCCCTGAGCACTCCGGTATAAATACTAGGCCTGCTTGCTATTATGATCAAGGTAGAGGGATGATAATTAAAGTAGGTGGGCAGGTTATTAAGGAACGAGATCAGAGTTTTGTAAAGTCAGGTAGAAATAGCTTTATATATTATCAAGCGACTAGGGATGGTATTATGAATTTTACTAGTGATTGGCAAGTGAGTAACATGTTTAATAATTCAGTTTTAATGAGTGATTGGATTAGACGTTTTTTAAATTACCCTAGTTTTATAGATTATATAAATCAGAATGATTGGTCAGCTAATTTTTTATATTTTGGTCGTTATTCGATGATTGTTGAAATAGGTAATGGGGCTAATTCAATTAGTGCTGATGTCCAACAAAATATAAGTTTAGAATATTTAATAACATATGATGGTACATTACCTGATCCATCTATTCGTGGTACGCCGGTAGATTATAATTTTGCAGCTGATGCACCGAAAGATGGCTATTTATGGTTAAGGGTAGTAAATCCTAATAGTAATATACAAGGTGTAGTTAGTGTAAATTATGCTAATTACACCGGTACAACTTGGTTTTCTGATATAGTATATAATGGGGCTATTAAACCTATTACGGATCAGTTTAGGACTTTTAGTAAAAATTTTTATATTAAGTTAATTAAAAATTCTGCAGTACAGAATATAGTGAAAGCTGCATTAACTCTTTATGTTATTATATTTGGTCTCATGTTCGTTGCAGGAGCATTAAAATTAACTGCTATAGAAGTCATAACACGTATATGCAAAATAGCTATAGTCGCTTTTTTAATTCGAGAAGAAAGTTGGAATTTCTTTAATACGTACTTCTTTAGTGTATTTACTGATGGTATTGATTTCTTTATAACTAATGTAGTAGGTGCTACAAGTTCTAGATCTAATATTTTTGGTTTCATTGATCCTATATTTGATAAATATACTAATGGTAGAATTTGGGGATTACTCTTTATTGAATTATTACAAATACATAATGGTTTAGCATTTATCGCTATTATAACAATTTATTCACTTATTACTTATTTTCGAGCTATTTTAGAAGTGATAATAGGTTATGTTATTGCATTCATAGGTATAACGGTTATGATTTCATTAGCACCGTTTTTTATAATATTAATGTTATTTGAAAAAACTAAAAGTTTATTTGATAATTGGATATCAACATTGTTGAGTTATGTTGTGCAGCCAACAATATTATTGATTTTCTTTTTATTGATAGATCAGGTTTTATCGGAGCAGCTTTTAAAAGTGGTAGTTAGAGCTTGTTGGGATACTCTTATACCTATAAAAATAGGACTTGATTTAACAAATCTTGGTATTCCTATCAATTTCTCTTTTACATTACCGTTTTTACCAGGCATACCTTTTTATGTACCTGATGTTCCAGAAATTAGTAGATCGAATATTTTTACTAATAATGCTAATACTTTCTTAGTATTATTTACTACGTCTTTATTATTTTATTCATATTGCTTGATGTCATATGGTTTAGTAACTTTTGTTAATATAGTAGTTGGCATGCTTACAAATGTTACACCAGCACGAATATCAGGAAATTATCAAGCGCGTTCTGATCCTGTAGGAGCCGTGATGCAAGATATAGGTTCGGTAACAACGCCGATGAAAAATGCTTCAATGGTTCCAGCTAGAGTATTCAAAGACAAGATAATTGATCAAAATTATAAAGCTAGAAAATCGGAAGGAGGTGTTGAATTTACAAATAAATTCTTTTCCGAGCGTAATGATATAACGAAGAAAGAGGAAGGAGCGAGGGAATAA